One Dictyostelium discoideum AX4 chromosome 3 chromosome, whole genome shotgun sequence genomic region harbors:
- a CDS encoding membrane bound O-acyl transferase family protein gives MIETENSSKTMFQQRTKLEQKLVKKRKEDKEKNNEKVSIESSTSKTTSTFKVKKGGFDDDKSSIGEPPHSPSLERFSSTSKPRESILTTPQTDIGWGTFNYIAICYCMAGFSMMADTYIEKGTLIDFELFWWLITNWQVFVVVSIGLATWSFFNYFCTCLVVRDKIPNSISIFLYVFWQFICFSLSISYVMAHEMSPILSGGTGLQICVFSLKNHSYWHTNYFLAKGIKKAKADKTPIIRKDLTPNIGFSHFLYFMIAPTLVFETQFPRTKSIRYSYILKETLAATGAFLMFYVVLCKTGPIYKQIDSLPLIILLLKLSLPSMSLWMLGFYGVFHCLLNIFAEVTRYADREFYQDWWNATTFDMWWRKWNRPVHKWMLRHVYRDSMHTVKLNKFFALFSTFLLSALLHEFVMIISFRFIRPILSTTMLLQIGLVNFTQLDILQKTRFGNVVMWITVFVGQPLVQLLYSTQYSALVWNNGP, from the exons atgatTGAAACTGAAAATTCATCCAAAACAATGTTCCAACAAAGAACTAAATTGGAACAAAAATtagtgaaaaaaagaaaagaagataaagaaaaaaacaatgaaaaagtatcaattgaatcatcaacatcaaaaacaacatcaactttcaaagtaaaaaaagggggatttgatgatgataaaagcTCAATTGGTGAACCACCTCATTCACCATCATTAGAAAGATTCTCATCAACTTCAAAACCAAGAGAAAGTATTTTAAC tacACCACAAACTGATATTGGATGGGGaacatttaattatatagCAATTTGTTATTGCATGGCAGGATTTTCAATGATGGCAGATACATATATAGAAAAAGGAAcgttaattgattttgaattattttggtGGTTGATAACAAATTGGCAAGTGTTTGTAGTGGTATCAATTGGATTGGCAACTTGGTCATTTTTCAATTACTTTTGTACATGTTTAGTTGTACGAGATAAAATTCCAAATAGcatatcaatatttttatatgtattTTGGCAATTCATTTGTTTTTCACTTTCAATCTCTTATGTAATGGCTCATGAAATGTCACCAA tatTAAGTGGTGGTACAGGTTTACAAATTTgtgtattttcattaaagaaTCATTCATATTGGCATACAAATTACTTTTTAGCAAAAGGTATTAAAAAAGCAAAAGCAGATAAGACACCAATCATTAGAAAAGATTTAACACCAAATATTGGTTTCAGTCACTTTTTATACTTTATGATTGCTCCAACATTAGTATTTGAAACTCAATTCCCAAgaacaaaatcaattagatACTCTTATATTTTAAAGGAAACTTTAGCTGCAACTGGTgcatttttaatgttttatgTTGTTT tatGTAAAACAGGACCAATTTATAAacaaattgattcattaccattaataattttattattaaaattatcattaccatcaATGAGTTTATGGATGTTAGGATTTTATGGAGTATTTCATTGTTTATTGAATATATTTGCAGAAGTAACAAGATATGCAGATCGTGAATTTTATCAAGATTGGTGGAATGCTACAACTTTTGATATGTGGTGGAGAAAATGGAATAGACCAGTTCATAAATGGATGTTACGTCATGTATATAGAGATTCAATGCACactgtaaaattaaataaattttttgcACTATTTTCAACTTTTCTATTATCAGCATTACTTCATGAATTTGTAATGATCATATCATTTAGATTCATTAGACCAattttatcaacaacaatgtTATTACAAA TTGGTTTAGTAAATTTCACACAATTAgatattttacaaaaaaccAGATTTGGTAATGTTGTAATGTGGATAACTGTATTCGTAGGTCAACCTCTTgttcaattattatattcaacTCAATACAGTGCTTTAGTTTGGAATAATGGTccataa
- the atg17 gene encoding autophagy-related protein 17, whose product MDFSSKSLELCKSHSNQTDQLLKISKQTYEKYDNSLSKLHLIIRELNKQLIILKETSTQFNDRYNTFINDFTSLSNQKQSLFTSIENKLEILKKKYLDKGLVFKNNNNNNNNNNNNNNNNNNNSNKSTEDDNNENNNNNDVNKNNNNNNNNNLNTLYDFIDIESLELIKNQFLSELSGLNEICDKSKQIYKSTNESNLEMENRFLEIQKQYNKQIEESNSLSDLLTQQNNLYKTIQNQLINVASQCDFITFYKPSPSPLSPSPSPSSSSSSSSPSPSSPQQQHDFNINNKKEQIQLLLTSSLENIQLMSKNVKDIENQFKESCSIYTLVYLLNEKLSFGNDFSENWETFERFNCIFEQRLAGANYFIGELYSLGKWYDLFDESYDNLLEEVKRRQKEYLRQKTIAEQFNEELKHNYNQEIQNRLKFYDSYGKYLPVSLFSTISDQPISFQVKQIIEESVIDYSFNPLNLKRSSPINQQQQQQQPPPNS is encoded by the exons ATGGATTTTTCAAGTAAATCATTAGAATTGTGTAAAAGCCATTCTAACCAAActgatcaattattaaagatatcAAAACAAACCTATGAAAAATATGATAAttctttatcaaaattacatttaatcattagagaattaaataaacaattaatt atattaaaagaaaCATCAACACAATTTAATGATAGATATAATacatttataaatgattttacaTCGTTATCGAATCAAAAACAATCATTATTTACGtcaatagaaaataaattagaaattttaaaaaagaaatatttagataaaggtttagtttttaaaaataataataataataataataataataataataataataataataataataacaatagtaataaaagtactgaagatgataataatgaaaataataataataatgatgtaaataaaaataataataataataacaataataatttaaatacattatatgattttattgatattgaaagtttagaattaataaagaatcaatttttaTCAGAATTATCAggattaaatgaaatttgtgataaatcaaaacaaatatataaatcAACCAATGAATCAAATTTAGAGATGGAGAATAGATTCTTAGAGattcaaaaacaatataataaacaaattgaagAAAGTAATTCACTCTCTGATTTATTaacacaacaaaataatttatataaaacaattcaaaatcaattaattaatgtaGCTTCACAATGTGATTTTATAACTTTTTATAAACCGTCtccatcaccattatcaccatcaccatcaccatcgtcatcttcttcatcttcttcaccatcaccatcatcaccacaacaacaacatgattttaatattaataataaaaaagaacaaattcaattactTTTAACAAGTTCATTAGAGAATATACAATTAATGTCAAAGAATgtaaaagatattgaaaatcaatttaaagaGAGTTGTAGTATTTATAcattagtttatttattgaatgaAAAGTTAAGTTTTGGTAATGATTTCTCAGAGAATTGGGAAACATTTGAAAGATTTAATTGTATATTCGAACAACGATTGGCTGGTGCAAATTATTTCATTGGTGAATTATATAGTCTTGGTAAATGGTATGATCTATTCGATGAATCCTATGATAATCTATTAGAAGAGGTTAAAAGAAGacaaaaagaatatttaCGTCAAAAAACAATTGCTGAACAATTCaatgaagaattaaaacaTAACTATAATCAAGAGATTCAAAAtcgtttaaaattttatgacTCTTATGGCAAATATTTACCAGTATCTTTATTCTCAACAATCTCTGATCAACCAATTTCTTTTCAAGTTAAACAAATCATTGAAGAATCTGTAATTGATTATTCTTTTAAtcctttaaatttaaaaagatcttcaccaattaatcaacaacaacaacaacaacaaccaccaccaaattcttaa
- the timm16 gene encoding mitochondrial import inner membrane translocase subunit 16 → MAARLIAKIVFTSGTVLVRSIQMAYKQALLQAESGMGAAAGSMDVKSKMSPIEARKILGLENVETVSKEDIDKKYNELLTINDPKDGGSEYLQIKISGAKHCLHSALKEGKKI, encoded by the exons ATGGCAGCAAGATTAATTGCAAAAATTGTATTTACATCAGGAACTGTATTGGTTCGTTCAATTCAAATGGCATATAAACAAGCACTTTTAC aggCAGAATCAGGTATGGGAGCAGCAGCAGGTAGTATGGATGTTAAAAGTAAAATGTCACCAATTGAAGCAAGAAAGATTTTAGGTTTAGAAAATGTAGAAACAGTCTCAAAAGAAGATATcgataaaaaatataatgaattGTTAACAATTAATGATCCAAAAGATGGTGGTTCagaatatttacaaattaaaatttcaggTGCAAAACATTGTCTACATAGTGCACTAAAagaaggaaaaaaaatataa